The following proteins are co-located in the Ancylothrix sp. D3o genome:
- a CDS encoding DJ-1/PfpI family protein — protein MTGKKILMLAGDFVEDYEIMVPFQALLMVGHQVDVVCPNKKAGEKIRTAVHDFEGDQTYSEKPGHNFTLNATFEDINPNNYDALIIPGGRAPEYIRLNNQVLEITRHFAQTNKPIAAICHGLLVLSAAGVLEGKRCTAYPACSPDVLMAGGKYCEIPPDQAIVDGNLVTAPAWPAHPRWLAEFLNILGTKIQHAQMAVV, from the coding sequence ATGACAGGCAAAAAAATCTTAATGCTCGCCGGCGACTTCGTAGAAGACTACGAAATCATGGTACCCTTCCAAGCATTACTAATGGTAGGACATCAAGTAGATGTTGTTTGCCCAAATAAAAAAGCCGGTGAAAAAATCCGCACCGCCGTCCACGACTTTGAAGGCGACCAAACCTACAGCGAAAAACCTGGTCACAACTTCACCCTTAACGCCACCTTTGAAGACATCAACCCCAACAACTATGACGCCTTAATCATCCCCGGAGGACGTGCCCCCGAATATATCCGACTCAACAATCAAGTATTAGAAATAACCCGACATTTTGCCCAGACAAATAAACCAATTGCCGCCATTTGTCACGGACTATTAGTATTATCCGCAGCCGGCGTATTAGAAGGAAAACGCTGTACAGCTTATCCCGCTTGCAGCCCAGACGTATTGATGGCAGGGGGAAAATATTGTGAAATTCCCCCCGATCAAGCCATCGTAGACGGTAACTTAGTCACAGCCCCCGCATGGCCGGCCCATCCCCGCTGGTTAGCAGAATTTCTTAACATTTTAGGGACAAAAATTCAACACGCCCAAATGGCAGTAGTCTAA
- a CDS encoding DUF2555 domain-containing protein, with translation MVTSSISLRDISKLTPADVEQLAVRLEQDEYKDAFEGLNDWHLLRAIAFQRPELVETYLHLLDMEAYDEA, from the coding sequence ATGGTAACTTCAAGCATTTCTTTACGGGATATCTCAAAGCTGACGCCGGCAGATGTGGAGCAACTGGCGGTACGTTTAGAGCAGGATGAGTATAAGGATGCCTTTGAGGGATTAAATGATTGGCACTTGCTTCGTGCTATTGCTTTTCAGCGTCCCGAACTTGTGGAAACTTATCTGCACCTGCTGGATATGGAAGCCTACGATGAGGCTTAG
- a CDS encoding murein transglycosylase A translates to MLKLALAIGGMALVIPPSGWVALSAIPTQPVIAQNFLAQNFLAQNFLAQNLEPAETLGFDDQLWGNDTTPADRQALLEAIDYSLQYLQTPAAAKAYQQYPSGITRQKIQQSLLRFRELLQELNSPQELQAAVQREFTLYQPAGNNTVFVTGYYTPFFAASRTPNDLYRYPLYRRPPDFGNWPKPHPTRAALEGTDGTGGRLSGLELVWLRDRLEAFFVHIQGSAYLQLTDGTRMAVGFAGATDYPFTSISRELAKDGKLRLDGLNIPVLTNYFRSNPGELSNYLPRNNRFIFFSEKASPRPTGALQLPVTSERSIATDKALMPAGGLALIHTKLPIINEYGQVEQRLVTRYVLDQDAGSAIKGPDRVDYYQGIGPQASARAGVTGSRGRLYYLLLK, encoded by the coding sequence ATGCTCAAGCTGGCTTTGGCAATAGGGGGGATGGCGTTGGTGATACCGCCTTCTGGTTGGGTAGCTTTATCTGCTATTCCCACACAGCCAGTGATTGCCCAAAATTTTTTAGCCCAAAATTTTTTAGCCCAAAATTTTTTAGCCCAAAATTTAGAACCAGCCGAAACTTTAGGCTTTGATGACCAACTGTGGGGAAATGATACCACACCGGCAGACCGACAAGCTTTACTAGAAGCCATTGATTACAGTTTGCAGTATTTACAAACTCCCGCCGCCGCTAAAGCTTACCAGCAGTATCCAAGCGGAATTACCCGCCAAAAAATCCAGCAAAGTTTGCTACGATTTCGTGAATTGTTGCAGGAGTTAAATTCGCCCCAAGAACTGCAAGCCGCTGTCCAAAGAGAATTTACCTTATATCAACCGGCAGGAAATAACACAGTTTTCGTTACCGGCTATTACACTCCGTTTTTTGCTGCCAGCCGGACTCCGAATGATTTATACCGCTATCCGCTTTACCGCCGGCCTCCCGACTTCGGCAACTGGCCAAAACCTCACCCCACACGCGCTGCCCTCGAAGGAACAGACGGGACAGGAGGCCGGTTAAGCGGTTTAGAATTGGTATGGCTGCGGGATCGTTTGGAGGCGTTTTTTGTCCACATTCAAGGGTCTGCTTATTTGCAATTAACTGATGGCACCAGAATGGCGGTGGGGTTTGCCGGTGCAACAGATTACCCGTTTACGAGTATTAGCCGGGAATTGGCAAAAGATGGAAAATTACGCCTTGATGGCTTAAATATTCCGGTTTTAACAAATTATTTTCGCTCCAATCCAGGGGAATTAAGTAATTATTTACCGCGTAATAATCGGTTTATTTTTTTTAGCGAAAAGGCAAGCCCAAGACCGACTGGCGCGTTACAATTGCCGGTGACAAGCGAACGAAGCATCGCCACCGATAAAGCTTTAATGCCGGCGGGGGGGTTGGCATTAATTCATACAAAATTGCCAATTATCAACGAATATGGACAAGTTGAGCAACGTTTAGTGACACGCTATGTACTCGATCAGGATGCTGGAAGTGCGATTAAAGGGCCAGATCGAGTAGATTACTATCAAGGAATTGGCCCACAGGCATCTGCTAGAGCAGGTGTGACCGGTTCAAGGGGCCGGTTATACTACCTCCTATTAAAGTAG
- a CDS encoding Uma2 family endonuclease, whose translation MLTTSPTYTITWEKLPDDFVLPDDPVDNINQPALAAALTESLQLAGKLSETALTPTNYGICATFNGKIVVKAPDWAYISQISVARSEVVRSYTPRLQGEIPALVLEFLSDTEGGEYSIKETYPPGKFFFYEQILQIPNYGIFELETGTLELYNLGENKRYQLQPANDEGRFWIPEMQLFLGVWQGIRENRQGYWLRWWDEQGNLLLWGSELVEAERQRAEAERQRAEAQSQRAERLAAQLRAAGIEPEE comes from the coding sequence ATGTTAACAACCTCCCCTACATACACAATCACTTGGGAAAAGTTACCCGATGATTTTGTGCTTCCTGATGATCCTGTGGATAATATAAATCAACCCGCTCTCGCGGCTGCATTAACCGAAAGCTTGCAGTTGGCTGGAAAACTTTCCGAAACTGCCCTCACTCCCACTAACTACGGCATTTGTGCGACATTCAATGGCAAAATTGTCGTCAAAGCTCCCGACTGGGCATATATTTCTCAGATTAGCGTTGCCCGATCTGAAGTAGTCCGCAGTTATACACCGCGACTGCAAGGAGAAATACCGGCCCTGGTACTAGAATTTTTGTCTGATACCGAAGGCGGAGAATATTCGATCAAAGAAACCTATCCGCCCGGAAAATTCTTTTTTTACGAACAGATTTTGCAAATACCGAATTACGGTATTTTTGAACTAGAAACCGGCACTTTAGAACTCTATAATTTAGGAGAAAACAAACGCTATCAACTACAGCCAGCCAATGACGAAGGGCGCTTTTGGATACCCGAAATGCAGCTTTTTTTAGGCGTATGGCAGGGAATCCGAGAAAACCGCCAAGGTTATTGGTTACGTTGGTGGGATGAACAAGGAAATTTACTCTTGTGGGGTTCAGAATTAGTTGAAGCCGAACGCCAACGCGCCGAAGCTGAACGCCAACGCGCCGAAGCCCAAAGCCAACGCGCAGAAAGATTAGCAGCCCAACTGCGTGCGGCTGGAATTGAACCCGAAGAGTAG
- a CDS encoding PAS domain-containing protein, with product MYALDHQELFQNFLGNLPAPVAMLDCQMRYLAVSRRWLSAHHLEEQNLLGCFHSEIFPQLPLNWKEKFTKALTGIPQTCENWQMQPWQQLDGQIGGIMLLSTDLNNNQSKTVLNTPKYQHKPSRFLNKRYNNQPKRRPRIESIPNASSAKSLGETKVLEMIATGTAVPDILHAISNMIEAQFQPMRCSILLLDAGGKNLHRGAAPNLPEAYNQAIEGMPIGPSVGSCGTAAYFGKSVIVSDIATDPLWANYRDFALSFGLRSCWSFPIFSITGKVLGTFGIYDTKPHTPTEQQIRVLETAAHLAGIAIDRDRRERELHASEQRYQRLSANIPGMLYQYRLQKNGTNSFTYVSAGCRELFEMEPEVFLKITPQELTHPDDLTGLMESISESAQNLQDWKWEGRLFTATGKIKWVRAASRPELYPNGDIVWDGLLTEISDQKLAEFALRKSEANLAEAQKLAHVGSWEFDAITQQLTWSDELYRIYGFSLGEINPSFEEVLRRVHPDDLPMWQTTVTEAMNAGKCAEFEHRIIRPDNSVRHLYVIGQTAFNQQNQVIKVFATCLDITERKNIEAALRQYQEHLEELVQTRTAALEAANQQLCQEIVERVQAEQALKDSEEQLRLAINAARMGLWKWDKKTNTTHYFHGIESLFGVDADQLNNLENFISCVHPEDRQLVIDVMEIAIAQQVEYSVDYRIVWPDSSIHWISCQAGILRNENGAFVGMAGTVMDVTERKGAELALQRSEHQFRALYEATSLAVLIGNENGFFDGNSAAVELYGCQNRQQFSGLHPAHLSPPYQPNGQDSFSTVNQFIAQAFEKGNHRFEWIHRRFDGSEFPAEVWLTALELQEGELFFQAVVQDLTERKQAEIAIRESEAKEREKAQQLQLTVQELKRTQAQLIQSEKMSSLGQLVAGVAHEINNPVNFIYGNLVYASQYVEQLLYLLHLYKRHYPEPPVPILAALELAEIDFLVEDLPKIMESMKIGAERIREIVLSLRNFSRLDQSDRKLADIHSGIDSALMILQHRLVAQRSADSLTQKRPRIKVIKDYADLPLVDCFPGAMNQVFMNILSNAIDAFEDYYREVKEEENTSPWVPTISIKTEQISPQRLAIKIIDNGIGMNEAVKNKLFDPFFTTKPVGKGTGLGLSISYQIVVEKHGGSLSCSSQRGVGTEFIIEIPFKR from the coding sequence ATGTACGCCCTTGATCATCAAGAATTGTTCCAAAATTTTTTAGGAAATTTGCCGGCCCCTGTAGCGATGTTAGATTGTCAAATGCGCTACTTGGCAGTATCTCGCCGCTGGTTGAGTGCCCACCACCTCGAAGAACAAAACCTGCTGGGTTGTTTTCACAGCGAAATTTTCCCCCAACTTCCTCTGAATTGGAAAGAAAAATTCACAAAAGCATTAACCGGCATTCCCCAAACTTGTGAAAACTGGCAAATGCAGCCTTGGCAACAATTAGATGGTCAAATTGGCGGCATCATGCTGTTAAGCACAGACCTTAATAACAATCAGTCAAAAACAGTCTTAAATACGCCAAAATACCAGCATAAGCCTAGCCGATTTTTAAATAAAAGATATAACAACCAACCCAAAAGACGGCCAAGAATTGAAAGCATACCAAACGCATCCTCCGCGAAAAGTTTAGGCGAAACCAAAGTCTTAGAAATGATAGCCACCGGCACAGCAGTCCCTGACATTCTCCACGCTATCAGCAACATGATCGAAGCGCAATTTCAGCCAATGCGCTGTTCTATATTGCTGCTGGATGCCGGTGGAAAAAACCTACATCGGGGAGCCGCCCCAAACCTCCCAGAAGCTTATAATCAAGCCATAGAAGGAATGCCAATAGGCCCAAGCGTAGGTTCTTGCGGCACCGCAGCCTATTTTGGCAAAAGCGTCATCGTTTCCGACATCGCCACTGACCCCTTGTGGGCAAACTATCGGGATTTTGCCCTCAGTTTTGGACTGCGATCTTGTTGGTCATTTCCCATATTTTCCATCACCGGCAAAGTATTAGGAACATTTGGCATTTATGACACGAAACCCCATACTCCCACAGAGCAACAAATTCGAGTATTAGAAACTGCTGCCCACCTAGCCGGTATTGCCATAGATCGAGACCGCCGAGAAAGAGAATTACACGCAAGCGAACAACGCTATCAAAGATTAAGCGCCAACATTCCGGGGATGCTTTATCAATATCGCCTGCAAAAAAATGGCACTAATTCATTCACTTATGTAAGTGCCGGTTGCCGCGAACTATTTGAAATGGAACCCGAAGTTTTCTTAAAAATTACTCCTCAAGAACTTACCCATCCAGACGATTTAACCGGTTTAATGGAATCGATCAGCGAATCTGCACAAAACTTACAAGACTGGAAATGGGAAGGACGACTTTTTACCGCCACCGGCAAAATTAAATGGGTGCGAGCCGCTTCTCGCCCCGAACTTTATCCAAATGGTGATATCGTTTGGGATGGTTTACTCACAGAAATTAGTGACCAAAAACTTGCAGAATTTGCCCTTCGCAAAAGTGAAGCCAACCTTGCCGAAGCACAAAAACTTGCTCATGTTGGCAGTTGGGAATTTGATGCTATCACTCAACAACTTACCTGGAGTGATGAACTTTATCGCATTTATGGATTTTCACTTGGTGAAATTAACCCATCTTTTGAAGAAGTTTTGCGGCGCGTTCATCCTGATGATTTGCCAATGTGGCAAACCACCGTTACAGAGGCTATGAATGCCGGGAAATGCGCCGAATTTGAACACCGAATTATCCGCCCCGATAATTCTGTACGCCATTTATATGTCATTGGTCAAACAGCTTTTAACCAACAAAATCAAGTGATTAAAGTCTTTGCCACTTGTCTCGATATCACCGAGCGCAAAAACATCGAAGCCGCCTTACGACAATATCAAGAACACCTCGAAGAATTGGTGCAAACTCGTACAGCAGCACTCGAAGCCGCCAATCAGCAACTCTGCCAAGAAATTGTCGAGCGAGTCCAAGCAGAACAAGCTTTAAAAGACAGTGAAGAGCAGTTACGTTTAGCCATTAATGCAGCGCGAATGGGGCTTTGGAAGTGGGATAAAAAGACCAATACAACCCATTATTTTCATGGCATTGAATCGTTGTTTGGCGTTGATGCTGACCAGTTAAATAACCTAGAAAATTTTATTTCTTGTGTTCACCCCGAAGACCGGCAGCTTGTGATCGATGTCATGGAAATTGCCATTGCTCAACAAGTAGAATATAGCGTAGATTATCGAATTGTTTGGCCTGATAGCAGTATTCACTGGATTAGTTGTCAAGCGGGTATATTGCGAAATGAAAACGGCGCGTTTGTCGGGATGGCCGGCACCGTCATGGATGTGACAGAACGCAAAGGAGCCGAACTCGCATTGCAGCGTTCTGAACATCAATTTCGAGCGCTTTATGAAGCCACTAGCCTTGCAGTTTTGATTGGCAATGAAAACGGCTTTTTTGATGGAAATAGTGCGGCTGTTGAATTATATGGTTGTCAGAACAGGCAACAATTCTCAGGGCTTCATCCCGCCCATCTTTCCCCGCCTTATCAACCCAATGGTCAAGATTCTTTCAGTACAGTTAATCAATTTATTGCCCAAGCTTTTGAAAAAGGAAACCACCGTTTTGAGTGGATTCATCGCCGTTTTGATGGCAGCGAATTTCCTGCCGAAGTTTGGTTAACGGCTCTGGAATTACAAGAAGGGGAATTGTTTTTTCAAGCCGTTGTTCAAGATTTAACAGAACGCAAACAAGCGGAAATTGCTATTCGTGAAAGTGAGGCAAAAGAACGCGAAAAAGCCCAACAGCTTCAACTAACTGTGCAAGAGTTAAAACGCACCCAAGCCCAATTAATTCAAAGCGAAAAAATGTCATCTCTGGGTCAACTTGTGGCTGGAGTTGCCCATGAAATTAATAATCCTGTCAATTTTATTTATGGCAATTTGGTTTATGCCAGCCAGTATGTCGAACAATTGCTTTATTTGCTACACTTATATAAGCGCCATTATCCAGAACCACCAGTGCCAATTCTTGCCGCTCTCGAACTGGCAGAAATTGACTTTTTAGTTGAAGATTTACCGAAGATTATGGAATCAATGAAAATCGGCGCGGAACGAATTCGAGAAATTGTTTTATCTTTGCGAAATTTTTCACGCCTTGACCAATCAGACAGAAAGTTAGCTGATATTCACTCTGGCATTGATAGCGCTTTAATGATTTTGCAACATCGTTTGGTCGCCCAACGTTCTGCCGACAGCCTTACACAAAAACGCCCCCGAATTAAAGTGATTAAAGACTATGCCGATTTACCCTTGGTGGATTGTTTTCCAGGGGCAATGAATCAGGTTTTTATGAATATTTTATCCAATGCAATTGATGCTTTTGAAGATTATTACAGGGAAGTCAAGGAAGAGGAAAATACCTCTCCCTGGGTTCCGACTATTTCAATTAAAACCGAACAAATTTCACCCCAACGGCTGGCTATCAAAATTATTGATAACGGCATCGGCATGAATGAAGCTGTTAAAAATAAGCTTTTTGATCCCTTTTTTACTACAAAGCCGGTGGGGAAAGGCACCGGCTTAGGCTTATCTATTAGTTATCAAATTGTCGTCGAAAAACATGGCGGTAGTTTATCCTGTTCTTCTCAGCGGGGTGTCGGTACTGAATTTATCATTGAAATACCTTTCAAGCGTTAG
- a CDS encoding alpha/beta hydrolase produces the protein MSLQFIDIPPQTGNSPTGLMVVLHGWGANANDLASLVPYVKMPEFRFLCVDAPFPHYSVQGGKAWYSLERSDYQGLSESRQMLTQWLQTLPDSTAIPLSKTFLCGFSQGGAMTLDVGLGLPLAGLICLSGYLHAEPEATAKPLPPTLIIHGRQDTVVPVRAAHQARNILSVLGVKVEYEEFDMGHEIPMPVLPVLRNFVMQVMAELS, from the coding sequence TTGTCTTTGCAATTCATTGATATTCCCCCGCAAACTGGTAACTCACCTACCGGCTTAATGGTTGTTTTGCATGGTTGGGGTGCAAATGCGAACGATTTGGCGTCGTTAGTACCCTATGTTAAGATGCCAGAATTCCGGTTTCTTTGTGTGGATGCGCCGTTTCCTCATTACAGCGTCCAAGGAGGGAAAGCTTGGTATAGTTTGGAACGATCCGATTATCAGGGTTTGTCAGAAAGCCGGCAAATGTTAACTCAATGGTTACAAACTTTGCCCGATAGCACCGCTATTCCCCTCTCAAAAACTTTTTTGTGTGGCTTTTCTCAAGGTGGCGCGATGACGCTGGATGTGGGGCTGGGTTTGCCGCTTGCCGGTTTAATTTGTTTGAGTGGGTATTTACACGCAGAACCGGAAGCAACAGCGAAACCATTACCGCCTACTTTAATTATTCATGGCAGACAAGATACGGTGGTGCCGGTTAGAGCAGCCCACCAAGCACGAAATATTTTATCGGTGTTGGGAGTTAAGGTAGAGTATGAGGAGTTTGATATGGGACACGAAATTCCGATGCCGGTTTTACCTGTGCTCCGAAATTTTGTGATGCAAGTCATGGCTGAGTTAAGCTAA
- a CDS encoding SDR family oxidoreductase yields MTTTTHIFLAGASRGVGAQLAYTLSQHNQKITALLRSETTKAQLESMGLNTVLGDALDAKAMENIMQECQPIDVVISTIGGLPKEGQRADYLGNKNLVDAAVKAGVKKFILVSSIGAGNSKIALSPQVLETLGAVLIEKEKAEQHLINSGLTYTIIRPGGLKSEPATGNGILTEDERIAGTIHRPDVAHLVWKCLCSEQSHNKIFSAIDRNMAYGQLEIKEFTF; encoded by the coding sequence ATGACCACCACAACTCATATTTTTTTAGCCGGCGCCAGTCGCGGTGTTGGGGCGCAACTCGCCTACACCCTCAGCCAACACAACCAAAAAATCACCGCCCTCCTCCGAAGCGAAACCACCAAAGCCCAATTAGAATCAATGGGGCTAAATACTGTTTTGGGGGATGCTTTAGATGCTAAAGCGATGGAAAACATTATGCAAGAATGCCAGCCTATTGATGTCGTTATTAGCACCATTGGCGGCTTACCCAAAGAGGGACAACGGGCAGATTATTTAGGCAATAAAAACTTGGTTGACGCGGCGGTGAAAGCTGGAGTCAAAAAATTTATTTTAGTTTCTTCAATTGGGGCTGGTAATAGCAAAATTGCCCTATCTCCGCAAGTGTTAGAAACTTTGGGCGCTGTATTAATTGAAAAAGAAAAAGCCGAACAACATCTCATTAATAGCGGGTTAACTTATACCATTATTCGACCAGGCGGCTTAAAATCTGAACCGGCCACCGGCAACGGAATTCTCACAGAAGATGAGCGAATTGCCGGCACCATTCATCGGCCTGATGTCGCTCATTTGGTGTGGAAATGTTTATGTTCCGAACAATCCCATAACAAAATTTTCTCCGCTATTGACCGCAACATGGCTTACGGACAATTAGAAATCAAAGAATTTACATTTTAA
- a CDS encoding AI-2E family transporter has product MTSPATKNLWEMLTNSSLVRFLLLFASGWALLQLLSYFETVIVVFTIAAIIAFLLNYPVRWLKRFMPRNVAAVAVFLVSLVFIGGLTLTVGVSLLSQGQQLIDSVTEFINALTPLSERVETFLKARNLNVNLRALEGQLRNQTLNGVVASLGVLQIFFANVLNFILIMVVSFFMLMDGKRLWKLLLKIIPRHLHLRLNRIVEQNFLGFFQGQLILMLFLICSTFIVFLLLDVKFPLALAAIVGVFDLIPGIGATLGIFLVAFIVLAQNVWLALKVLVACIVLQQIQDNIIYPRIMQNSLNLHPVIVFLALLIGAKAAGVLGIFIAIPLAGVFVDWFDIDEMKGEA; this is encoded by the coding sequence ATGACCAGTCCAGCCACTAAAAACTTGTGGGAAATGCTGACCAACTCTAGCTTAGTGCGCTTTTTGCTTTTGTTTGCATCAGGGTGGGCACTACTCCAGCTATTATCCTATTTTGAAACAGTTATCGTTGTTTTTACAATAGCCGCTATAATTGCCTTTTTGTTAAATTATCCGGTTCGCTGGTTGAAGCGATTTATGCCGCGAAATGTAGCCGCTGTTGCAGTTTTCTTAGTGAGTTTAGTTTTCATAGGAGGACTAACTTTAACAGTAGGAGTTTCCTTGCTTTCTCAAGGACAGCAACTCATAGATAGCGTAACCGAATTTATCAACGCCCTTACGCCCCTTTCCGAACGAGTAGAAACATTTTTGAAAGCAAGAAACCTGAATGTAAACTTACGAGCACTTGAAGGGCAACTCCGCAACCAAACTTTAAACGGCGTCGTTGCCAGCCTGGGAGTTTTGCAAATTTTCTTCGCCAACGTTCTCAACTTTATCTTAATTATGGTCGTGTCTTTTTTCATGTTAATGGATGGAAAAAGACTTTGGAAACTGCTTTTAAAAATCATTCCTCGCCACCTTCACCTCCGGCTTAATCGAATTGTTGAACAAAACTTTTTAGGCTTTTTCCAAGGCCAATTAATCCTAATGCTATTTCTAATTTGTTCAACTTTCATCGTCTTTCTATTACTCGATGTAAAATTTCCCTTAGCCTTAGCAGCAATTGTGGGAGTATTTGACTTAATTCCCGGCATTGGAGCCACTTTAGGCATTTTTTTAGTGGCATTTATTGTCTTGGCACAAAATGTCTGGCTGGCCTTAAAAGTTTTAGTAGCCTGTATCGTCTTACAGCAAATACAAGACAATATTATCTATCCCCGAATTATGCAAAATTCCCTTAATTTGCATCCTGTTATTGTCTTTTTAGCATTATTAATTGGGGCAAAAGCCGCCGGAGTTTTAGGAATTTTTATCGCAATTCCCCTGGCCGGTGTATTTGTAGATTGGTTTGACATAGACGAAATGAAAGGCGAAGCATAA
- the petN gene encoding cytochrome b6-f complex subunit PetN, giving the protein MDILTLGWTGLLAVFTFSIAMVVWGRNGL; this is encoded by the coding sequence ATGGATATTCTCACATTGGGTTGGACTGGATTATTAGCCGTGTTCACTTTTTCAATTGCGATGGTAGTTTGGGGCCGTAACGGGCTGTAG
- a CDS encoding sodium:proton antiporter, which yields MDTTFDITLLMVLTVLAGIAAQVIASYLKVPSIVFLLLFGIVFGSDGLGILHPQLLGNGLEVMVSLSVALILFEGGLNLEWRDLGEVSSSLRNLVTIGTLITLIGGGMAAHWLSEFPWPIAFLYASLVVVTGPTVIGPLLKQVQVEKQVATLLEGEGVLIDPVGAILAVLVLDIILNGDADPLKLITGLTLRLGVGGLIGAAGGWGLGFFLKKAQFLSEELKNLVVLAGLWGLFGLAQEIRSEAGLMATVVAGLVLRSASLPQERLLLRFKGQLTILAVSVLFILLAADLSLASLVALGWGSVLTVLALMFVVRPINVWSCTINSELNWRQKLFVCWIAPRGIVSASVASLFAILLTQKGINGGDSIKALVFLTIIITVFVQGLTAGLVAKLLGVTSTKATGAVIVGSNPLSRLIARVFKERDERVVLIDTNPEACKEAEAEDLPVFLSSALDTKVLEEAGIASMGTFLAMTSNGEVNFVLAQRVLEEFQPPRVLAVFPGECGGNSGGNSRQIQQAFMPDVSCKVWNEFINDGEVKLGETLLKQAGFEFQEAHLQALIRSGELVPLLREREGMLQVMPACEGWLAGDKIIYLLHDPKPKLLKRLSGSNYLRLTLEKLPAVEEIPMPAGVGEGD from the coding sequence ATGGATACAACGTTTGATATCACGCTGTTAATGGTGCTGACTGTTTTGGCAGGAATTGCAGCGCAAGTAATCGCCAGTTATCTCAAAGTTCCCAGCATTGTTTTTTTGCTGCTGTTTGGGATAGTTTTTGGTTCAGATGGCTTAGGAATTCTTCACCCGCAATTGTTGGGTAATGGTTTAGAAGTCATGGTTTCCCTTTCTGTAGCTTTAATTTTATTTGAAGGGGGGCTGAATTTAGAATGGCGAGACTTGGGGGAAGTTTCCAGTAGCTTACGCAATTTAGTTACCATTGGCACGTTAATTACGCTGATTGGTGGGGGAATGGCTGCCCATTGGCTGAGTGAATTTCCCTGGCCAATTGCTTTTTTATATGCCTCACTTGTTGTAGTCACCGGCCCAACTGTGATCGGCCCTTTATTAAAGCAAGTTCAGGTTGAAAAACAAGTTGCAACTTTACTCGAAGGGGAAGGCGTTTTAATTGATCCGGTGGGGGCAATTTTAGCGGTTTTGGTGTTGGATATTATTTTAAATGGTGATGCCGATCCGCTGAAATTAATTACGGGTTTGACGCTGCGATTAGGCGTAGGGGGATTGATTGGGGCTGCCGGTGGTTGGGGATTGGGTTTCTTCCTCAAAAAAGCGCAGTTTCTTTCGGAAGAATTAAAAAATTTAGTGGTTTTAGCCGGGTTGTGGGGTTTGTTTGGTTTGGCGCAAGAAATCCGCAGTGAGGCCGGTTTAATGGCAACGGTGGTGGCGGGTTTAGTGTTGCGTTCTGCATCGCTGCCACAAGAAAGATTATTGCTCAGGTTTAAGGGGCAATTGACGATTTTAGCGGTGTCGGTTTTATTTATTTTGTTGGCGGCTGATTTATCGCTGGCAAGTTTGGTGGCGTTGGGTTGGGGAAGTGTCCTAACGGTTTTGGCTTTGATGTTTGTAGTGCGTCCGATTAATGTTTGGAGTTGCACGATTAATAGTGAGTTAAATTGGCGACAAAAGTTGTTTGTTTGTTGGATTGCACCGAGGGGTATTGTTTCGGCTTCGGTGGCTTCTTTGTTTGCAATTTTGTTAACGCAAAAAGGAATTAATGGTGGAGATTCGATTAAGGCTTTGGTGTTTTTGACGATTATTATTACGGTGTTTGTGCAAGGTTTAACGGCGGGTTTGGTGGCAAAGTTGCTGGGAGTTACTTCTACAAAGGCAACTGGGGCGGTGATTGTGGGGTCAAATCCGCTTTCGCGGTTGATTGCGCGAGTGTTTAAAGAACGGGATGAACGAGTGGTTTTAATTGATACGAATCCAGAGGCTTGTAAGGAGGCTGAGGCGGAAGATTTGCCGGTTTTTTTAAGTAGTGCTTTGGATACGAAAGTTTTGGAAGAGGCGGGGATTGCTTCGATGGGAACTTTTTTAGCGATGACGAGTAATGGCGAAGTAAATTTTGTGTTGGCGCAGCGGGTTTTGGAGGAGTTTCAGCCGCCGCGAGTGTTGGCGGTTTTTCCGGGGGAGTGTGGGGGAAATTCTGGAGGAAATTCGCGTCAAATTCAACAGGCTTTTATGCCTGATGTGTCTTGTAAGGTTTGGAATGAATTTATTAATGATGGGGAGGTGAAGTTAGGAGAAACGCTTTTAAAACAAGCAGGATTTGAGTTTCAGGAGGCGCATTTACAGGCGTTGATTCGTTCGGGTGAGTTGGTGCCTTTGCTGCGAGAACGTGAGGGAATGTTGCAGGTGATGCCGGCTTGTGAGGGATGGCTGGCGGGGGATAAGATTATTTATTTGCTGCATGATCCTAAGCCGAAGTTATTGAAGCGTTTGTCGGGGTCAAATTATTTGCGGCTGACGTTAGAAAAGTTGCCGGCAGTTGAGGAAATTCCTATGCCGGCGGGGGTTGGTGAAGGTGATTAA